A single region of the Xenopus laevis strain J_2021 chromosome 4L, Xenopus_laevis_v10.1, whole genome shotgun sequence genome encodes:
- the XB5765667.L gene encoding probable endonuclease 4 isoform X5 produces the protein MPRERKRGISKAFPDEGATTANSENYTSQNPKRRKREKQKAEMPSANEEKEGTFESSKKRKNSKKFVGAHVSIQGGIWNAVLVARQIGASAIGMFLGSQRTWKSKTLDDKAAERFQRTCKELGFQSHYILPHSPYLMNLGSPKSDVLQKSRAMLVDELHKCHQLGLTMYNIHPGSRVGAISVNRCLELIADGINLAHSQIPGVTVVLENMSCQGSTVGGLFEELRGIIDLVVDKSRIGVCLDTCHAFAAGHDLSKKAGLENMLDKFSTVVGLSFLKAIHLNDSQGEVGCKLDRHEKIGHGHIGLEGFRHVMNEPRFNGIPMILETPLSSDDHAKEIDLLYSLCAKGRGAAKTKRKR, from the exons ATGCCAAGAGAAAGAAAACGTGGAATAAGTAAAGCCTTTCCAGATGAAGGTGCTACAACAGCCAATTCAGAAAACT ACACAAGCCAGAACCCcaagagaagaaagagagagaaacagaAAGCTGAAATGCCAAGTGCAAACGAGGAGAAGGAAGGCACATTTGAAAGTTCCAAGAAAAGGAAGAATTCGAAAAAATTTGTGGGGGCACATGTTTCCATACAGG GAGGGATATGGAACGCTGTGCTAGTTGCCAGGCAGATTGGGGCTAGTGCCATAGGTATGTTTTTGGGGTCACAGAGGACCTGGAAAAGCAAAACTCTCGATGACAAGGCAGCTGAGCGGTTTCAAAGAACCTGCAAAGAGCTAGGATTCCAGTCTCACTATATCTTGCCACATAGTCCCTATTTGATGAATTTGGGATCCCCTAAATCAG ATGTGCTTCAGAAGAGTCGTGCTATGCTTGTGGATGAGTTGCACAAGTGCCACCAGCTGGGTCTTACAATGTACAATATCCACCCTGGGTCCCGTGTTGGTGCTATATCTGTCAACAGGTGTCTGGAGCTCATTGCTGATGGAATCAACCTTGCCCACTCTCAGATTCCAGGGGTCACTGTGG TACTGGAGAATATGAGCTGTCAGGGTAGTACAGTTGGTGGACTGTTTGAGGAGCTGCGTGGAATTATAGACCTTGTTGTAGATAAATCTCGCATTGGAGTATGCCTTGATACATGTCATGCTTTTGCTGCAG GTCATGATCTCTCAAAGAAGGCTGGACTTGAGAACATGCTGGATAAATTTAGTACGGTTGTTGGTCTTTCCTTCCTAAAGGCCATACACCTAAATGATTCCCAAG GAGAAGTTGGCTGCAAGCTGGATCGCCATGAAAAAATTGGGCATGGTCACATTGGGTTAGAAGGTTTCAGACACGTGATGAATGAGCCACGATTTAATGGCATTCCCATGATACTTGAGACTCCCCTCAG CTCAGATGACCATGCTAAGGAGATCGACCTGCTGTATTCTCTGTGTGCAAAAGGTCGAGGAGCAGCAAAGACCAAGAGAAAGCGCTGA
- the XB5765667.L gene encoding probable endonuclease 4 isoform X3 produces the protein MVTEKMAGQGPKPRTAKKQKKIPKRRKRLEKREVQGDPAPDKVLKSPKRMPRERKRGISKAFPDEDTSQNPKRRKREKQKAEMPSANEEKEGTFESSKKRKNSKKFVGAHVSIQGGIWNAVLVARQIGASAIGMFLGSQRTWKSKTLDDKAAERFQRTCKELGFQSHYILPHSPYLMNLGSPKSDVLQKSRAMLVDELHKCHQLGLTMYNIHPGSRVGAISVNRCLELIADGINLAHSQIPGVTVVLENMSCQGSTVGGLFEELRGIIDLVVDKSRIGVCLDTCHAFAAGHDLSKKAGLENMLDKFSTVVGLSFLKAIHLNDSQGEVGCKLDRHEKIGHGHIGLEGFRHVMNEPRFNGIPMILETPLSSDDHAKEIDLLYSLCAKGRGAAKTKRKR, from the exons GTGATCCTGCCCCTGATAAAGTCCTGAAATCACCTAAACGTATGCCAAGAGAAAGAAAACGTGGAATAAGTAAAGCCTTTCCAGATGAAG ACACAAGCCAGAACCCcaagagaagaaagagagagaaacagaAAGCTGAAATGCCAAGTGCAAACGAGGAGAAGGAAGGCACATTTGAAAGTTCCAAGAAAAGGAAGAATTCGAAAAAATTTGTGGGGGCACATGTTTCCATACAGG GAGGGATATGGAACGCTGTGCTAGTTGCCAGGCAGATTGGGGCTAGTGCCATAGGTATGTTTTTGGGGTCACAGAGGACCTGGAAAAGCAAAACTCTCGATGACAAGGCAGCTGAGCGGTTTCAAAGAACCTGCAAAGAGCTAGGATTCCAGTCTCACTATATCTTGCCACATAGTCCCTATTTGATGAATTTGGGATCCCCTAAATCAG ATGTGCTTCAGAAGAGTCGTGCTATGCTTGTGGATGAGTTGCACAAGTGCCACCAGCTGGGTCTTACAATGTACAATATCCACCCTGGGTCCCGTGTTGGTGCTATATCTGTCAACAGGTGTCTGGAGCTCATTGCTGATGGAATCAACCTTGCCCACTCTCAGATTCCAGGGGTCACTGTGG TACTGGAGAATATGAGCTGTCAGGGTAGTACAGTTGGTGGACTGTTTGAGGAGCTGCGTGGAATTATAGACCTTGTTGTAGATAAATCTCGCATTGGAGTATGCCTTGATACATGTCATGCTTTTGCTGCAG GTCATGATCTCTCAAAGAAGGCTGGACTTGAGAACATGCTGGATAAATTTAGTACGGTTGTTGGTCTTTCCTTCCTAAAGGCCATACACCTAAATGATTCCCAAG GAGAAGTTGGCTGCAAGCTGGATCGCCATGAAAAAATTGGGCATGGTCACATTGGGTTAGAAGGTTTCAGACACGTGATGAATGAGCCACGATTTAATGGCATTCCCATGATACTTGAGACTCCCCTCAG CTCAGATGACCATGCTAAGGAGATCGACCTGCTGTATTCTCTGTGTGCAAAAGGTCGAGGAGCAGCAAAGACCAAGAGAAAGCGCTGA
- the XB5765667.L gene encoding probable endonuclease 4 isoform X6 gives MPRERKRGISKAFPDEDTSQNPKRRKREKQKAEMPSANEEKEGTFESSKKRKNSKKFVGAHVSIQGGIWNAVLVARQIGASAIGMFLGSQRTWKSKTLDDKAAERFQRTCKELGFQSHYILPHSPYLMNLGSPKSDVLQKSRAMLVDELHKCHQLGLTMYNIHPGSRVGAISVNRCLELIADGINLAHSQIPGVTVVLENMSCQGSTVGGLFEELRGIIDLVVDKSRIGVCLDTCHAFAAGHDLSKKAGLENMLDKFSTVVGLSFLKAIHLNDSQGEVGCKLDRHEKIGHGHIGLEGFRHVMNEPRFNGIPMILETPLSSDDHAKEIDLLYSLCAKGRGAAKTKRKR, from the exons ATGCCAAGAGAAAGAAAACGTGGAATAAGTAAAGCCTTTCCAGATGAAG ACACAAGCCAGAACCCcaagagaagaaagagagagaaacagaAAGCTGAAATGCCAAGTGCAAACGAGGAGAAGGAAGGCACATTTGAAAGTTCCAAGAAAAGGAAGAATTCGAAAAAATTTGTGGGGGCACATGTTTCCATACAGG GAGGGATATGGAACGCTGTGCTAGTTGCCAGGCAGATTGGGGCTAGTGCCATAGGTATGTTTTTGGGGTCACAGAGGACCTGGAAAAGCAAAACTCTCGATGACAAGGCAGCTGAGCGGTTTCAAAGAACCTGCAAAGAGCTAGGATTCCAGTCTCACTATATCTTGCCACATAGTCCCTATTTGATGAATTTGGGATCCCCTAAATCAG ATGTGCTTCAGAAGAGTCGTGCTATGCTTGTGGATGAGTTGCACAAGTGCCACCAGCTGGGTCTTACAATGTACAATATCCACCCTGGGTCCCGTGTTGGTGCTATATCTGTCAACAGGTGTCTGGAGCTCATTGCTGATGGAATCAACCTTGCCCACTCTCAGATTCCAGGGGTCACTGTGG TACTGGAGAATATGAGCTGTCAGGGTAGTACAGTTGGTGGACTGTTTGAGGAGCTGCGTGGAATTATAGACCTTGTTGTAGATAAATCTCGCATTGGAGTATGCCTTGATACATGTCATGCTTTTGCTGCAG GTCATGATCTCTCAAAGAAGGCTGGACTTGAGAACATGCTGGATAAATTTAGTACGGTTGTTGGTCTTTCCTTCCTAAAGGCCATACACCTAAATGATTCCCAAG GAGAAGTTGGCTGCAAGCTGGATCGCCATGAAAAAATTGGGCATGGTCACATTGGGTTAGAAGGTTTCAGACACGTGATGAATGAGCCACGATTTAATGGCATTCCCATGATACTTGAGACTCCCCTCAG CTCAGATGACCATGCTAAGGAGATCGACCTGCTGTATTCTCTGTGTGCAAAAGGTCGAGGAGCAGCAAAGACCAAGAGAAAGCGCTGA
- the XB5765667.L gene encoding probable endonuclease 4 isoform X1 produces MVTEKMAGQGPKPRTAKKQKKIPKRRKRLEKREVQGDPAPDKVLKSPKRMPRERKRGISKAFPDEGATTANSENYTSQNPKRRKREKQKAEMPSANEEKEGTFESSKKRKNSKKFVGAHVSIQGGIWNAVLVARQIGASAIGMFLGSQRTWKSKTLDDKAAERFQRTCKELGFQSHYILPHSPYLMNLGSPKSDVLQKSRAMLVDELHKCHQLGLTMYNIHPGSRVGAISVNRCLELIADGINLAHSQIPGVTVVLENMSCQGSTVGGLFEELRGIIDLVVDKSRIGVCLDTCHAFAAGHDLSKKAGLENMLDKFSTVVGLSFLKAIHLNDSQGEVGCKLDRHEKIGHGHIGLEGFRHVMNEPRFNGIPMILETPLSSDDHAKEIDLLYSLCAKGRGAAKTKRKR; encoded by the exons GTGATCCTGCCCCTGATAAAGTCCTGAAATCACCTAAACGTATGCCAAGAGAAAGAAAACGTGGAATAAGTAAAGCCTTTCCAGATGAAGGTGCTACAACAGCCAATTCAGAAAACT ACACAAGCCAGAACCCcaagagaagaaagagagagaaacagaAAGCTGAAATGCCAAGTGCAAACGAGGAGAAGGAAGGCACATTTGAAAGTTCCAAGAAAAGGAAGAATTCGAAAAAATTTGTGGGGGCACATGTTTCCATACAGG GAGGGATATGGAACGCTGTGCTAGTTGCCAGGCAGATTGGGGCTAGTGCCATAGGTATGTTTTTGGGGTCACAGAGGACCTGGAAAAGCAAAACTCTCGATGACAAGGCAGCTGAGCGGTTTCAAAGAACCTGCAAAGAGCTAGGATTCCAGTCTCACTATATCTTGCCACATAGTCCCTATTTGATGAATTTGGGATCCCCTAAATCAG ATGTGCTTCAGAAGAGTCGTGCTATGCTTGTGGATGAGTTGCACAAGTGCCACCAGCTGGGTCTTACAATGTACAATATCCACCCTGGGTCCCGTGTTGGTGCTATATCTGTCAACAGGTGTCTGGAGCTCATTGCTGATGGAATCAACCTTGCCCACTCTCAGATTCCAGGGGTCACTGTGG TACTGGAGAATATGAGCTGTCAGGGTAGTACAGTTGGTGGACTGTTTGAGGAGCTGCGTGGAATTATAGACCTTGTTGTAGATAAATCTCGCATTGGAGTATGCCTTGATACATGTCATGCTTTTGCTGCAG GTCATGATCTCTCAAAGAAGGCTGGACTTGAGAACATGCTGGATAAATTTAGTACGGTTGTTGGTCTTTCCTTCCTAAAGGCCATACACCTAAATGATTCCCAAG GAGAAGTTGGCTGCAAGCTGGATCGCCATGAAAAAATTGGGCATGGTCACATTGGGTTAGAAGGTTTCAGACACGTGATGAATGAGCCACGATTTAATGGCATTCCCATGATACTTGAGACTCCCCTCAG CTCAGATGACCATGCTAAGGAGATCGACCTGCTGTATTCTCTGTGTGCAAAAGGTCGAGGAGCAGCAAAGACCAAGAGAAAGCGCTGA
- the XB5765667.L gene encoding probable endonuclease 4 isoform X4 — protein sequence MAGQGPKPRTAKKQKKIPKRRKRLEKREVQGDPAPDKVLKSPKRMPRERKRGISKAFPDEDTSQNPKRRKREKQKAEMPSANEEKEGTFESSKKRKNSKKFVGAHVSIQGGIWNAVLVARQIGASAIGMFLGSQRTWKSKTLDDKAAERFQRTCKELGFQSHYILPHSPYLMNLGSPKSDVLQKSRAMLVDELHKCHQLGLTMYNIHPGSRVGAISVNRCLELIADGINLAHSQIPGVTVVLENMSCQGSTVGGLFEELRGIIDLVVDKSRIGVCLDTCHAFAAGHDLSKKAGLENMLDKFSTVVGLSFLKAIHLNDSQGEVGCKLDRHEKIGHGHIGLEGFRHVMNEPRFNGIPMILETPLSSDDHAKEIDLLYSLCAKGRGAAKTKRKR from the exons GTGATCCTGCCCCTGATAAAGTCCTGAAATCACCTAAACGTATGCCAAGAGAAAGAAAACGTGGAATAAGTAAAGCCTTTCCAGATGAAG ACACAAGCCAGAACCCcaagagaagaaagagagagaaacagaAAGCTGAAATGCCAAGTGCAAACGAGGAGAAGGAAGGCACATTTGAAAGTTCCAAGAAAAGGAAGAATTCGAAAAAATTTGTGGGGGCACATGTTTCCATACAGG GAGGGATATGGAACGCTGTGCTAGTTGCCAGGCAGATTGGGGCTAGTGCCATAGGTATGTTTTTGGGGTCACAGAGGACCTGGAAAAGCAAAACTCTCGATGACAAGGCAGCTGAGCGGTTTCAAAGAACCTGCAAAGAGCTAGGATTCCAGTCTCACTATATCTTGCCACATAGTCCCTATTTGATGAATTTGGGATCCCCTAAATCAG ATGTGCTTCAGAAGAGTCGTGCTATGCTTGTGGATGAGTTGCACAAGTGCCACCAGCTGGGTCTTACAATGTACAATATCCACCCTGGGTCCCGTGTTGGTGCTATATCTGTCAACAGGTGTCTGGAGCTCATTGCTGATGGAATCAACCTTGCCCACTCTCAGATTCCAGGGGTCACTGTGG TACTGGAGAATATGAGCTGTCAGGGTAGTACAGTTGGTGGACTGTTTGAGGAGCTGCGTGGAATTATAGACCTTGTTGTAGATAAATCTCGCATTGGAGTATGCCTTGATACATGTCATGCTTTTGCTGCAG GTCATGATCTCTCAAAGAAGGCTGGACTTGAGAACATGCTGGATAAATTTAGTACGGTTGTTGGTCTTTCCTTCCTAAAGGCCATACACCTAAATGATTCCCAAG GAGAAGTTGGCTGCAAGCTGGATCGCCATGAAAAAATTGGGCATGGTCACATTGGGTTAGAAGGTTTCAGACACGTGATGAATGAGCCACGATTTAATGGCATTCCCATGATACTTGAGACTCCCCTCAG CTCAGATGACCATGCTAAGGAGATCGACCTGCTGTATTCTCTGTGTGCAAAAGGTCGAGGAGCAGCAAAGACCAAGAGAAAGCGCTGA
- the XB5765667.L gene encoding probable endonuclease 4 isoform X2: MAGQGPKPRTAKKQKKIPKRRKRLEKREVQGDPAPDKVLKSPKRMPRERKRGISKAFPDEGATTANSENYTSQNPKRRKREKQKAEMPSANEEKEGTFESSKKRKNSKKFVGAHVSIQGGIWNAVLVARQIGASAIGMFLGSQRTWKSKTLDDKAAERFQRTCKELGFQSHYILPHSPYLMNLGSPKSDVLQKSRAMLVDELHKCHQLGLTMYNIHPGSRVGAISVNRCLELIADGINLAHSQIPGVTVVLENMSCQGSTVGGLFEELRGIIDLVVDKSRIGVCLDTCHAFAAGHDLSKKAGLENMLDKFSTVVGLSFLKAIHLNDSQGEVGCKLDRHEKIGHGHIGLEGFRHVMNEPRFNGIPMILETPLSSDDHAKEIDLLYSLCAKGRGAAKTKRKR, from the exons GTGATCCTGCCCCTGATAAAGTCCTGAAATCACCTAAACGTATGCCAAGAGAAAGAAAACGTGGAATAAGTAAAGCCTTTCCAGATGAAGGTGCTACAACAGCCAATTCAGAAAACT ACACAAGCCAGAACCCcaagagaagaaagagagagaaacagaAAGCTGAAATGCCAAGTGCAAACGAGGAGAAGGAAGGCACATTTGAAAGTTCCAAGAAAAGGAAGAATTCGAAAAAATTTGTGGGGGCACATGTTTCCATACAGG GAGGGATATGGAACGCTGTGCTAGTTGCCAGGCAGATTGGGGCTAGTGCCATAGGTATGTTTTTGGGGTCACAGAGGACCTGGAAAAGCAAAACTCTCGATGACAAGGCAGCTGAGCGGTTTCAAAGAACCTGCAAAGAGCTAGGATTCCAGTCTCACTATATCTTGCCACATAGTCCCTATTTGATGAATTTGGGATCCCCTAAATCAG ATGTGCTTCAGAAGAGTCGTGCTATGCTTGTGGATGAGTTGCACAAGTGCCACCAGCTGGGTCTTACAATGTACAATATCCACCCTGGGTCCCGTGTTGGTGCTATATCTGTCAACAGGTGTCTGGAGCTCATTGCTGATGGAATCAACCTTGCCCACTCTCAGATTCCAGGGGTCACTGTGG TACTGGAGAATATGAGCTGTCAGGGTAGTACAGTTGGTGGACTGTTTGAGGAGCTGCGTGGAATTATAGACCTTGTTGTAGATAAATCTCGCATTGGAGTATGCCTTGATACATGTCATGCTTTTGCTGCAG GTCATGATCTCTCAAAGAAGGCTGGACTTGAGAACATGCTGGATAAATTTAGTACGGTTGTTGGTCTTTCCTTCCTAAAGGCCATACACCTAAATGATTCCCAAG GAGAAGTTGGCTGCAAGCTGGATCGCCATGAAAAAATTGGGCATGGTCACATTGGGTTAGAAGGTTTCAGACACGTGATGAATGAGCCACGATTTAATGGCATTCCCATGATACTTGAGACTCCCCTCAG CTCAGATGACCATGCTAAGGAGATCGACCTGCTGTATTCTCTGTGTGCAAAAGGTCGAGGAGCAGCAAAGACCAAGAGAAAGCGCTGA